In one window of Gopherus evgoodei ecotype Sinaloan lineage chromosome 9, rGopEvg1_v1.p, whole genome shotgun sequence DNA:
- the LOC115657844 gene encoding regulator of cell cycle RGCC-like has protein sequence MENMNNAVLPDDLNDLLREFDEVIEDFDKGEVCQYEQHLEELKRRTLPSVYDSGIDELESTSTSPGSSLNSSEEDLNTSASIANSKAKLGDTQELEEFIADLDKVLEEM, from the exons ATGGAGAACATGAACAATGCAG TGCTACCAGATGACctcaatgacctcctgagggagTTCGACGAGGTGATTGAAGACTTTGACAAAGGTGAAGTTTGTCAGTATGAGCAGCACCTGGAGGAGCTGAAGAGAAGGACCCTCCCCAGTGTCTACGACAGCGGCATCGATGAGCTAGAAA GTACCAGCACGTCTCCGGGGAGCAGTTTAAACTCCAGTGAGGAAGATCTCAACACGTCGGCCAGCATTGCTAACTCCAAAG CTAAGCTTGGGGACACACAGGAGCTGGAGGAGTTCATTGCGGATCTGGATAAAGTGCTAGAGG AGATGTGA